One window of Sphingomonas paeninsulae genomic DNA carries:
- a CDS encoding CaiB/BaiF CoA transferase family protein — MSDPFESRPSSGPLVGLRVAEFAGLGPAPHACMLLSDMGAEIVRVDRPGSVPPDPTDATVRGRLGTVALNLKSADDVEAALQLIEKSDILIEGFRPGVMERLGLGPDVALARNPRLIYGRMTGWGQTGPLAQAAGHDINYISLSGALAGIGPRDGKPVPPLNLVGDYGGGSLYLTVGLLAALLERTRSGLGQVVDAAICDGVASLMALPNWLLQQRGSDAREERGSNVGDGGRFFYNSYACADGRYVSVGAFEPQFYQALCEGMGVADDPDFKEQKLGYLESRNLIARAETIFRSKTSAEWCAIFAVKDACFTPVLWPSEAPHHPHNAERGIFVELGGVPQPAPAPRFGRTPGRLQGLTPIKPLQIADVLAAWDWEAANGKWRSI; from the coding sequence ATGAGCGACCCTTTTGAATCGCGACCTTCAAGCGGACCGCTGGTAGGCTTAAGGGTTGCCGAATTTGCAGGGCTTGGCCCCGCGCCTCATGCATGCATGCTGCTGTCCGATATGGGTGCCGAGATCGTACGTGTCGATCGGCCGGGCAGCGTGCCGCCCGATCCGACCGACGCCACCGTCAGGGGGCGACTTGGCACCGTAGCGCTGAACCTCAAATCGGCGGATGACGTCGAGGCCGCGTTGCAGCTGATCGAAAAGTCCGACATTCTGATTGAAGGCTTCCGGCCAGGGGTGATGGAACGGCTCGGCCTGGGTCCTGACGTAGCGCTCGCACGTAATCCGCGCTTGATCTACGGTCGGATGACTGGGTGGGGACAAACCGGCCCACTCGCGCAAGCAGCAGGCCATGATATCAACTATATTTCCCTCAGCGGTGCGCTGGCTGGTATCGGACCTCGAGATGGCAAGCCTGTTCCCCCGCTTAATCTCGTTGGCGACTATGGCGGCGGATCGCTTTATCTGACCGTTGGCCTGCTTGCTGCGCTACTAGAGCGGACCCGATCGGGGCTTGGTCAGGTTGTGGATGCGGCGATTTGCGATGGTGTGGCATCACTGATGGCCCTGCCGAACTGGCTATTGCAGCAACGTGGCAGTGATGCCCGCGAAGAACGCGGTTCGAATGTCGGCGACGGGGGGCGTTTCTTTTACAATAGCTATGCATGTGCGGACGGTCGATACGTTTCGGTAGGAGCATTTGAGCCACAATTCTATCAGGCGCTGTGCGAAGGAATGGGCGTTGCGGACGATCCCGATTTCAAGGAGCAAAAGCTCGGATATTTGGAATCGCGCAATCTGATCGCACGTGCCGAGACAATTTTTCGCTCAAAGACGTCCGCCGAATGGTGCGCGATTTTCGCTGTCAAAGATGCCTGCTTCACTCCGGTACTCTGGCCGAGTGAGGCACCTCACCACCCCCATAATGCCGAGCGGGGAATCTTTGTTGAACTTGGCGGCGTTCCACAGCCTGCACCTGCACCTCGGTTCGGTCGGACGCCCGGAAGATTGCAGGGCCTGACGCCGATCAAACCGCTGCAGATTGCCGACGTCCTGGCGGCGTGGGATTGGGAGGCGGCTAACGGAAAATGGCGATCAATATAA
- a CDS encoding CaiB/BaiF CoA transferase family protein, whose translation MIATHLGDFGADVIKVEHPSGDALRHTGFRKDGVPLWWKVGGRNKRSITLDIKRGPDVLKKLVKDADVLIESFRPGTLEKWGVGWEELSAINPRLIMVRVTGFGQTGPYRNRPGFGTLAEAMSGFAHITGEPQASPTLPPFGLADGVAAQYGAFATMFALYERDAKGSGKGQFIDLAIYEPLFALLGYQPTLYDQLGIVQGRTGNRSQNNAPRNTYKTRDGRWVALSASTPSIADRVLRLAGGDAFAADPRFATAAGRVAAIDEIDRVVGGWIAARDLTEVIRIFEEYEGAIAPVYDIAQIFEDPQYAERSDIIAVNDTELGSIKMQNVFPRLSRTPGKVRHTGPRVGEHNEEVYRELGLDADQIALLHEGNII comes from the coding sequence TGCGGCATACGGGTTTCCGAAAGGATGGCGTGCCGCTCTGGTGGAAGGTCGGCGGACGCAACAAGCGGAGCATCACGCTCGACATCAAGCGCGGACCCGATGTGCTCAAGAAGCTGGTCAAGGATGCTGACGTGCTCATCGAGAGCTTCCGGCCGGGCACGCTTGAGAAATGGGGCGTCGGATGGGAAGAACTGTCCGCTATCAATCCGCGGTTGATCATGGTGCGAGTCACGGGTTTCGGTCAGACTGGACCTTATCGCAACCGCCCAGGCTTTGGAACACTTGCCGAAGCCATGAGCGGGTTCGCGCATATAACGGGCGAACCCCAAGCCTCACCAACGCTACCGCCGTTCGGTCTCGCCGACGGCGTCGCGGCACAATATGGTGCCTTCGCGACGATGTTTGCTCTCTATGAGCGCGACGCGAAGGGCAGCGGCAAGGGTCAGTTCATCGACTTGGCAATCTACGAGCCGCTGTTCGCGTTGCTCGGCTACCAGCCCACGCTTTATGACCAATTGGGAATCGTTCAAGGCCGCACCGGCAACCGGTCGCAGAACAACGCACCGCGCAATACATACAAGACGCGCGACGGGCGCTGGGTCGCGCTGTCGGCATCGACGCCCTCGATCGCGGATCGGGTGCTCCGGTTGGCCGGCGGCGATGCCTTCGCCGCGGATCCCCGCTTCGCCACTGCGGCGGGCCGGGTAGCGGCCATCGATGAGATCGACCGGGTGGTCGGCGGATGGATCGCGGCCCGCGATCTGACTGAGGTCATTCGCATCTTCGAGGAATACGAGGGCGCGATCGCTCCCGTCTACGACATTGCCCAGATCTTCGAAGATCCGCAGTATGCCGAACGATCGGACATCATAGCCGTCAACGATACCGAATTGGGCAGCATCAAGATGCAGAACGTCTTTCCGCGGCTGTCGCGCACGCCTGGCAAGGTTCGGCATACAGGCCCACGAGTGGGCGAACATAATGAAGAAGTATACCGCGAACTGGGACTCGACGCCGACCAGATCGCGCTCTTGCACGAAGGGAATATCATATGA
- a CDS encoding SMP-30/gluconolactonase/LRE family protein gives MDIIASELRFPEGPIAMPDGSFLVVEIAGKTLTRIDAQGRKSVIAMLGGGPNGAAIGPDGACYVCNNGGLGWHSDPDQGLRPAGTPADYDGGRIERIDLTTGEVTRLYDRAGDHLLSGPNDIVFDRHGGFWFTDLGKFRPRSADHGGVYYATVDGASIREVIYPMSSANGIGLSRDETRLYVAETAGARIWEFELSAPGEVVRQPFPSPNGGRMLFVSPRFQRFDSLAIDADGNICVAAIFEGMILVISPTGEEIAALPMPDVFPTNICFGGADLQTAYITLSGHGLLVALPWPRPGLPLNFLND, from the coding sequence ATGGACATCATCGCGTCCGAGCTGCGTTTTCCCGAGGGGCCGATCGCGATGCCTGACGGATCGTTCCTGGTAGTTGAGATCGCTGGAAAGACGCTCACGCGGATAGATGCGCAAGGCCGTAAGAGCGTCATCGCAATGCTCGGTGGAGGGCCTAACGGCGCCGCCATTGGCCCGGATGGCGCCTGCTATGTCTGCAACAACGGTGGGCTTGGCTGGCATTCCGATCCCGACCAAGGCCTTCGTCCCGCCGGCACGCCTGCTGATTACGATGGCGGAAGGATTGAGCGCATCGATCTTACCACTGGTGAGGTGACGCGTCTCTACGACCGAGCCGGTGATCATCTTCTCAGCGGTCCTAACGACATCGTCTTTGACCGCCATGGCGGTTTTTGGTTTACCGACCTTGGTAAGTTCCGGCCGCGCAGCGCCGATCATGGTGGTGTCTATTATGCAACCGTCGACGGAGCCTCCATCCGCGAGGTGATCTACCCGATGTCGAGCGCGAACGGCATCGGTCTGTCGCGCGACGAAACACGGCTGTACGTTGCGGAGACAGCCGGTGCGCGGATATGGGAATTTGAGCTCTCTGCGCCCGGAGAGGTCGTTCGCCAGCCATTCCCGTCCCCCAATGGCGGTCGGATGCTGTTTGTATCGCCGCGCTTTCAACGCTTCGACTCACTGGCCATCGACGCAGACGGAAATATTTGCGTAGCCGCCATCTTCGAGGGCATGATCTTGGTGATATCGCCCACCGGGGAAGAAATCGCCGCACTTCCAATGCCCGACGTGTTTCCGACCAACATCTGTTTTGGGGGAGCCGATTTGCAAACCGCGTACATCACGCTTTCGGGGCACGGTTTGCTCGTTGCGCTGCCTTGGCCACGACCTGGGCTGCCGCTCAACTTCCTCAATGACTGA
- a CDS encoding SDR family NAD(P)-dependent oxidoreductase has protein sequence MVFCEASIQYADYRENSGCHGGGMGIGRASALRLARDGAHVAVIDRDADAIVEVVDAIGAAGGHAFAAIADLLDTKAITDVFARIEADLGPVDVLVNNVGQSARERAKPFWEGDPEIWDFTLGISLRSTMVCTRQVINGMRERRLGRIINMSSESAFYGHELTIDYSAAKAGVLGFTRALAGALAPCQITVNAICPGLVRTRVMDQLPADHIQNMAAAIPMGYIGEPDDIAAAVSFFASEGSRFITGQSLLVNGGKWMI, from the coding sequence ATGGTCTTCTGCGAAGCGAGTATCCAATATGCCGATTACAGGGAAAATAGCGGCTGTCACGGGGGCGGCATGGGCATCGGGCGTGCATCGGCTCTGCGGCTGGCGCGCGACGGCGCACATGTTGCTGTGATAGATCGCGATGCAGATGCGATAGTCGAAGTGGTCGATGCCATTGGAGCCGCAGGCGGGCATGCCTTCGCCGCGATCGCGGATTTGCTGGACACTAAGGCGATAACGGACGTTTTCGCCAGGATAGAAGCCGATCTAGGTCCGGTCGACGTCCTGGTGAACAATGTCGGCCAGAGCGCTCGCGAGCGGGCAAAGCCATTCTGGGAAGGCGACCCCGAGATTTGGGACTTCACCCTCGGCATTTCTCTACGCAGCACAATGGTCTGCACCCGCCAGGTAATCAACGGCATGCGTGAACGCCGACTGGGCCGGATCATCAACATGTCATCGGAATCAGCATTCTACGGGCATGAGCTCACGATCGACTATTCAGCGGCGAAGGCCGGTGTGCTGGGCTTTACCCGCGCGCTTGCCGGTGCGCTGGCGCCGTGCCAGATCACGGTCAACGCTATTTGCCCCGGCCTTGTGCGGACCCGCGTGATGGACCAGCTTCCCGCCGATCACATACAGAACATGGCAGCCGCCATCCCGATGGGCTATATTGGTGAACCCGACGACATTGCTGCTGCGGTCTCTTTCTTCGCCAGTGAGGGTAGCCGATTCATCACCGGACAATCGCTTCTGGTCAACGGCGGCAAGTGGATGATTTAA
- a CDS encoding DUF4286 family protein: protein MSDAPKDRYLFVVLTNPVEGQEEIYNDWYTNQHLPDLLRIPGFMAAQRFELTETQRLIQFPHPYRYAAIYELETDDLAATCDLMGQASAEGMMTSTPSIAHERIGSIYAPITDRVTAAGFE, encoded by the coding sequence ATGAGCGATGCCCCCAAGGATCGGTATCTGTTCGTGGTCCTGACCAATCCGGTCGAAGGGCAGGAGGAGATATATAATGATTGGTACACCAATCAGCATTTGCCTGACCTGCTACGAATTCCCGGTTTTATGGCCGCGCAACGTTTCGAGCTGACAGAGACGCAACGACTTATCCAATTCCCCCATCCCTATCGCTATGCGGCGATTTACGAGCTCGAGACCGATGATCTTGCAGCAACCTGCGATTTGATGGGCCAGGCGTCAGCCGAAGGCATGATGACCTCGACACCGTCGATTGCGCACGAGCGGATCGGATCAATCTATGCTCCCATTACCGACCGCGTGACCGCGGCGGGCTTCGAGTAA
- a CDS encoding aromatic ring-hydroxylating oxygenase subunit alpha, with protein MTVQWKDMFSANEALGTGPVSIDPYVSESYFELEREHLFKKSWLHVARANEIPNPGDFITREIEIAKASIIIVRGKDMKIRAFHNVCSHRAAKLVWVEKGSQGRFVCPYHAWTYDLEGSLRGVTGEDKFVGLDRKNCGLTPVACDLWEGFIFLNFDRQPKQTLAEFLGGFADYASGYPFDDATSVAHLEFGDLHCNWKAAIDAFQESYHLGFLHKQTLTGVFSGKDNPLSDPLAFQTYGPHRTISLWANPDHKAGRVEKLSRQFGSTINSTTGETRAATQAKLFAQAPGLNPARHPNWALDVNVIFPHTIWLAIPGAFTVHHFWPITVNRTRYEAYSYYPEPKRASERFSREYGFCHFRGVVSEDVYNMEFSQTAMESGAKKLLQLQESEICIRHHLAAVDDHIRAEMVA; from the coding sequence ATGACCGTGCAATGGAAAGATATGTTCTCGGCGAACGAGGCCCTCGGGACCGGACCGGTCTCGATCGATCCCTATGTTTCCGAAAGCTATTTTGAACTGGAGCGCGAGCATCTGTTCAAGAAGTCCTGGCTGCACGTCGCACGGGCGAACGAGATTCCCAATCCGGGCGATTTCATCACCCGCGAGATCGAGATCGCCAAGGCATCGATCATCATCGTCCGCGGCAAGGATATGAAGATCCGCGCTTTCCACAATGTCTGCTCGCATCGCGCGGCGAAGCTCGTCTGGGTCGAAAAGGGCAGCCAGGGGCGGTTCGTTTGCCCTTATCATGCGTGGACCTATGACCTCGAAGGCTCGCTGCGCGGTGTTACCGGCGAAGACAAGTTCGTTGGCCTTGACCGCAAGAACTGCGGACTTACGCCGGTCGCGTGCGACCTATGGGAAGGTTTCATCTTTCTGAACTTCGATCGGCAGCCCAAACAGACGCTGGCCGAATTCCTGGGCGGCTTCGCGGATTATGCGTCGGGCTATCCGTTTGACGATGCCACATCGGTTGCGCATCTCGAGTTCGGCGATTTGCACTGTAACTGGAAAGCCGCGATCGATGCATTCCAGGAAAGCTATCACCTCGGCTTTCTCCATAAGCAGACGCTGACCGGAGTCTTCTCGGGTAAGGACAACCCGCTGAGCGATCCCCTCGCCTTTCAGACCTATGGGCCCCACCGTACCATCTCGCTCTGGGCAAATCCGGATCACAAGGCTGGGCGGGTCGAGAAGCTCTCGCGCCAGTTCGGTTCGACGATAAACTCAACGACCGGCGAAACCCGCGCCGCCACCCAAGCAAAGCTGTTCGCCCAAGCGCCAGGTCTCAATCCAGCACGTCATCCCAACTGGGCGCTCGACGTCAACGTTATTTTCCCGCACACGATCTGGCTGGCGATTCCGGGCGCTTTCACTGTCCATCATTTCTGGCCGATAACGGTCAACCGGACGCGCTACGAAGCTTATAGCTATTATCCTGAGCCCAAGCGGGCGAGCGAGCGCTTCAGCCGCGAATATGGCTTCTGCCATTTCCGCGGTGTGGTGTCCGAGGACGTCTACAATATGGAATTCAGCCAGACGGCGATGGAATCCGGCGCAAAAAAACTGCTTCAGCTTCAGGAGAGCGAGATTTGTATCCGGCATCACTTGGCTGCGGTCGATGATCATATCCGTGCCGAAATGGTCGCATAA